A region of Clostridiaceae bacterium DNA encodes the following proteins:
- a CDS encoding GntR family transcriptional regulator, with protein sequence MDIIISNYSQEPIYEQIVRQIKDKIMRGEIMEGEMLPSIRSLAKELQISVITSKRAYEELEKEGYIVSVPGKGSYVAAQNRELLREARMKIVEEKLLDSIEAGKSIGLSLEELTEMLKLLYEEG encoded by the coding sequence ATGGATATTATAATATCTAACTATTCACAGGAACCAATCTACGAACAGATTGTAAGACAAATAAAAGATAAAATTATGCGGGGAGAAATCATGGAAGGTGAAATGCTGCCATCCATAAGAAGCCTTGCGAAGGAGTTGCAAATCAGTGTGATAACATCAAAGCGGGCTTACGAGGAACTTGAAAAAGAGGGGTATATTGTATCTGTACCTGGTAAAGGTTCTTATGTGGCTGCCCAGAATAGAGAATTGTTAAGAGAAGCACGCATGAAAATTGTTGAAGAAAAATTGTTAGATTCTATAGAAGCTGGCAAATCCATAGGACTGTCCCTGGAGGAACTGACAGAAATGCTTAAATTACTGTATGAGGAGGGTTGA